The DNA region CAGAACTAAAAGCCTGACGTTCTTCAACAATTTCAAAAACAATTTTCTCTAGTGTAAAAATATCTAATGGTTTTATTATCAATACATCAGCGTCAGCACGTTCACCTAGCAAACGATCTGCTTCTCGATCTAGTAATAAGATAATAGCAACGTCGGGACCTCGATCTTCTTCTGCTTCCATGCGTGCATCAATACAAACAGCAACACCTCCCATATTTCCGCTTTGCATATCACAAATCAAAACATCGGGTTGATATTTCACCAGTTCGTCACGAACCTGCTTCCCATCATGAACACATTTAACCTCAACTTGTGAACTCGAAAGCCCACCTTGGATTTGATCACATATATGCTGTGCACTAGCTGCTACTAAAATTTTCATATCGACCATTTTACTTGCTCAGCAATAGTAGTTACGACCTTTAAAGGATCATCTAAGTCACATTCACTTATGACTGTTATTTTTGAACCTAAATCATTTACCCGTTTTGCAAAATCATTAATTTCACTCTCTTCTATATCTGAATCATTTGAAAAACCATTAACAACAATATTATTAATGCGACTAGATCTTGAGGACATTTGTTCATCTACAACTAAAAGCTGTTCTCTAGAGACAGAAGTTGGATTACATACACCTACGTAAGCAGTCGATTGAAGTTTTAATAATTTACTAATAACATCACAATGACTAGAAAATACTTTTTCAACTGCACGAACAAGTCGTAAAAAGAAAATCGTATCTTCGATAAGCTCTAATCCAACCAAAGTTTTTAAAGGACGCAAGATAGTTCGCATTGCTACATTAGTAGAAAAATTTGTGACGGCATTATTTCCAGAAAGAGCAA from Acidimicrobiia bacterium includes:
- a CDS encoding response regulator transcription factor, with amino-acid sequence MKILVAASAQHICDQIQGGLSSSQVEVKCVHDGKQVRDELVKYQPDVLICDMQSGNMGGVAVCIDARMEAEEDRGPDVAIILLLDREADRLLGERADADVLIIKPLDIFTLEKIVFEIVEERQAFSSAVLNGEDSSLNNS